A single region of the Methylocystis echinoides genome encodes:
- a CDS encoding pyrimidine 5'-nucleotidase, which translates to MDRFAHIDTWVFDLDNTLYPQTADLWPKIDARITLFMMRLFGLDAISLRALQKHYYQRYGTTLRGLMIEHAIGAEHYLDFVHDIDRSSLAHNHSLAEAIAALPGRKLILTNGSRDHAIKTAKQIGIDHLFEDVFDIIAADFIAKPEAPAYERFFEQLSVDPKRSALFEDIPRNLIVPHQHGMTTVLVLPEAGETVEREAWEIATGEEAHVDFVTDDLVGFLEGLLA; encoded by the coding sequence ATGGATCGCTTCGCCCATATCGACACATGGGTCTTTGATCTCGACAACACGCTCTATCCGCAGACGGCCGATCTCTGGCCGAAGATCGACGCGCGCATCACCCTTTTCATGATGCGCCTTTTCGGCCTCGACGCCATTTCGCTGCGCGCCCTGCAGAAACATTACTATCAGCGCTACGGCACGACGCTGCGCGGGCTGATGATCGAACACGCGATCGGGGCGGAGCATTATCTAGATTTCGTGCACGACATCGACCGCTCGTCGCTCGCGCACAATCATTCCCTCGCGGAGGCCATCGCCGCGCTGCCGGGTCGCAAGCTCATTCTCACCAATGGCTCGCGCGATCACGCCATCAAGACGGCGAAGCAGATCGGCATAGACCACCTGTTCGAGGACGTCTTCGACATCATCGCCGCCGATTTCATCGCCAAGCCCGAGGCGCCGGCTTACGAGCGCTTCTTCGAGCAGCTCAGCGTCGACCCCAAGCGGTCGGCGCTGTTCGAGGATATTCCGCGCAACCTGATCGTGCCGCATCAGCACGGCATGACGACGGTGCTGGTGCTCCCCGAAGCCGGCGAGACGGTGGAGCGCGAGGCCTGGGAGATCGCCACGGGCGAGGAGGCCCACGTCGATTTCGTGACGGACGATCTGGTCGGCTTTCTGGAGGGGTTGCTCGCCTGA
- the dapD gene encoding 2,3,4,5-tetrahydropyridine-2,6-dicarboxylate N-succinyltransferase gives MPHTGLETLITAAFEDRANINADTHGDIRRAVEGALRLLDSGKLRVAEKIEGKEGPESWKVNQWLKKAVLLSFRLNDMSVIAGGPGGATWWDKVPSKFVGWGAGEHNAAGFRSVPGAIVRHSAFIAPGAILMPSFVNLGAYVDAGTMVDTWVTVGSCAQIGKNVHLSGGVGIGGVLEPLQANPTIIEDDCFIGARSEVVEGVVVGKGSVLSMGVFIGASTKIIDRATGKVHVGYVPPYSVVVSGSLPGKPLPDGTPGPSLYCAVIVKTVDAQTRSKTGINELLRD, from the coding sequence ATGCCGCACACCGGACTCGAGACCCTCATCACCGCCGCTTTCGAAGATCGCGCCAACATCAACGCCGACACCCATGGCGACATCCGCCGGGCTGTCGAGGGCGCCCTGCGCCTGCTGGACTCGGGCAAGCTGCGCGTCGCCGAAAAGATCGAGGGCAAGGAGGGGCCGGAGTCCTGGAAGGTGAACCAGTGGCTGAAGAAGGCGGTGCTGCTCTCCTTCCGCCTCAACGACATGTCGGTGATCGCCGGCGGCCCCGGCGGCGCGACCTGGTGGGACAAGGTGCCCTCCAAATTCGTCGGCTGGGGCGCGGGCGAGCATAATGCGGCGGGTTTCCGCTCCGTGCCGGGCGCCATCGTGCGCCATTCGGCCTTCATCGCGCCGGGCGCCATCCTGATGCCGTCCTTCGTCAACCTCGGCGCTTACGTCGACGCCGGCACGATGGTCGACACCTGGGTGACCGTCGGCTCCTGCGCGCAGATCGGCAAGAATGTGCATCTCTCCGGCGGCGTCGGCATCGGCGGCGTGCTGGAGCCGTTGCAGGCCAATCCTACCATCATCGAGGACGACTGCTTCATCGGCGCGCGTTCCGAGGTCGTCGAGGGCGTCGTCGTCGGCAAGGGGTCGGTGCTGTCCATGGGCGTCTTCATCGGCGCCTCGACCAAGATCATCGATCGCGCCACCGGCAAGGTCCATGTCGGCTATGTGCCGCCCTATTCGGTGGTGGTCTCCGGCAGTTTGCCGGGCAAGCCGCTGCCGGACGGAACGCCGGGGCCGTCGCTGTATTGCGCGGTGATCGTCAAGACCGTCGACGCGCAGACCCGCTCCAAGACCGGCATCAACGAGCTCCTGAGGGACTGA
- a CDS encoding DUF1902 domain-containing protein, translating into MKTPIQIDAQWDNDAQVWFATSHDAPGLVVEAESWQAMIDEVRAVLPDLLKLNGDAVADISLTFKAETHLALAAG; encoded by the coding sequence ATGAAGACGCCCATACAGATCGACGCCCAATGGGATAATGACGCGCAAGTCTGGTTCGCCACGAGTCATGACGCGCCGGGGCTCGTCGTCGAGGCGGAGTCGTGGCAGGCGATGATCGACGAGGTGCGCGCCGTCCTTCCCGATTTGCTGAAGCTGAACGGCGACGCCGTGGCCGATATATCGCTGACATTCAAGGCTGAAACGCATCTGGCGCTCGCGGCGGGTTAA
- a CDS encoding type II toxin-antitoxin system HicA family toxin yields the protein MADFYPQLVALLLAAGCRMVRPGKGSHEIWHSPLTQRNFSLPRTTKSRHTANEVLKQAGLPKAF from the coding sequence ATGGCCGATTTCTATCCGCAGCTGGTTGCGCTGCTGCTGGCGGCGGGTTGCCGGATGGTCCGGCCGGGCAAGGGTAGCCACGAAATCTGGCATAGCCCGCTCACTCAGAGAAACTTCTCGTTGCCCAGAACGACGAAGTCACGGCATACCGCCAATGAAGTTCTGAAACAGGCAGGTTTGCCGAAGGCTTTCTGA
- the dapE gene encoding succinyl-diaminopimelate desuccinylase, with the protein MSLSPAVSLTRDLIRCPSVTPQDAGALDIVERTLEAVGFETHRLVFTEAGTPDVDNLFAKIGAGAPHLVFAGHTDVVPTGDVARWSCDPFAGEIIDGKIIGRGASDMKGGIAAFMAATLAYIERHGAPKKGAISFLITGDEEGPSINGTVKMLDWAKARGEKFDHAIVGEPTNVSALGDTIKIGRRGSLNGKIRVLGKQGHVAYPHRADNPVPVIARIVAALSAHEFDRGTAHFDRTNLEVSSIDVGNPAVNVIPAEARAQFNVRFNDAWTLETLRARIAEVVKEAAAGARIELEFLPSNAVSFITHPGDFTELVSNAVTAATGLTPELSTSGGTSDARFITRDCPVVEFGLTNETIHAVDENARVADIDALAAVYLRILETYFVS; encoded by the coding sequence ATGTCCCTCTCTCCCGCCGTTTCCCTCACGCGCGACCTCATCCGCTGCCCCTCGGTCACGCCGCAGGACGCGGGCGCGCTCGATATCGTGGAGCGGACGCTAGAGGCGGTCGGCTTCGAGACGCATCGCCTCGTCTTCACCGAGGCGGGCACGCCGGACGTCGATAATCTCTTCGCGAAGATCGGCGCGGGCGCGCCGCACCTGGTCTTCGCAGGCCATACCGATGTCGTGCCGACGGGCGATGTCGCGCGCTGGAGCTGCGATCCCTTCGCGGGCGAGATCATCGACGGGAAGATCATCGGCCGCGGCGCCAGCGACATGAAGGGGGGCATCGCCGCCTTCATGGCTGCGACGCTCGCCTATATCGAGCGCCACGGGGCGCCGAAGAAGGGCGCGATTTCCTTCCTCATCACCGGCGACGAGGAAGGCCCCTCGATCAACGGCACCGTGAAGATGCTCGACTGGGCGAAGGCGCGCGGCGAGAAATTCGATCACGCCATTGTCGGGGAGCCCACAAATGTTTCGGCGCTGGGCGACACCATCAAGATCGGCCGTCGCGGTTCGCTGAACGGCAAGATCCGGGTTCTTGGCAAGCAGGGGCATGTCGCCTATCCGCATCGCGCGGACAATCCCGTGCCGGTGATCGCGCGGATCGTGGCGGCGCTGTCGGCGCATGAATTCGATCGCGGCACGGCGCATTTCGACCGCACCAATCTCGAAGTTTCCTCCATCGACGTCGGCAATCCGGCGGTGAACGTCATTCCCGCCGAGGCCCGCGCGCAGTTCAACGTGCGCTTCAACGACGCCTGGACGCTGGAGACCTTGCGCGCGCGCATCGCAGAAGTGGTCAAGGAGGCCGCCGCCGGCGCGCGCATCGAGCTCGAGTTCCTGCCGAGCAACGCCGTCTCCTTCATCACCCATCCGGGTGATTTCACCGAGCTCGTGTCCAACGCCGTGACGGCGGCGACCGGCCTGACCCCCGAGCTGTCGACAAGCGGCGGCACCTCCGACGCGCGCTTCATCACGCGCGATTGTCCGGTGGTGGAGTTCGGCCTCACCAATGAAACGATTCACGCCGTGGATGAAAACGCCCGCGTGGCGGATATCGACGCGCTGGCGGCGGTTTATCTGCGGATTTTGGAGACCTATTTCGTCTCGTGA
- a CDS encoding transketolase family protein yields MRDAFIETLTELAAQDPRVMLITGDLGYGVLGAFAERFPDQFLNAGVAEQNMTAIACGMALSGWRVYTYSIANFPTLRCLEQVRNDICYHDCDVTIVAVGGGFSYGQLGMSHFATEDLAIMRALPNMRVVAPTEKWEAQDLLRDLAQAKGPAYLRIDKDAGGMARRAGERATLGKARRVRDGADVTIIATGAILREALIAAERLSTQGVDCRIEAMHTIKPLDEAAILSAAAETGGVVTLEEHNRVGGLKGAVAETLLSAGARVGFFRSIALDDMFPTVVGDQLYLRARYGMDAAAVEATVLSALSSGLPLGRLAESA; encoded by the coding sequence ATGCGTGACGCTTTCATCGAGACGCTCACGGAGCTTGCGGCGCAAGACCCGCGCGTCATGCTCATCACCGGCGATCTTGGCTATGGCGTGCTTGGCGCATTCGCCGAGCGTTTTCCCGATCAGTTCCTCAACGCCGGCGTCGCCGAGCAGAACATGACCGCCATCGCCTGCGGCATGGCGCTGTCGGGCTGGCGCGTCTACACCTATTCCATCGCAAACTTCCCGACGCTGCGCTGTCTCGAACAGGTGCGCAACGACATCTGCTATCACGACTGCGACGTGACCATCGTCGCCGTCGGCGGCGGCTTTTCCTACGGGCAGCTCGGCATGTCGCATTTCGCGACGGAAGACCTCGCCATCATGCGCGCCCTGCCCAACATGCGCGTCGTCGCGCCGACGGAGAAATGGGAAGCGCAGGATCTGCTGCGCGATCTCGCGCAAGCGAAAGGCCCCGCCTATCTGCGCATCGACAAGGACGCCGGCGGCATGGCCCGGCGCGCGGGCGAGCGCGCCACGCTCGGCAAGGCGCGCCGCGTGCGCGACGGCGCCGATGTGACGATCATCGCCACGGGCGCGATCCTGCGCGAGGCGCTGATCGCCGCGGAGCGGCTTTCCACGCAAGGCGTCGACTGCCGCATCGAGGCGATGCACACGATCAAGCCGCTCGATGAAGCGGCGATCCTTTCGGCGGCGGCGGAAACCGGCGGCGTCGTGACGCTCGAAGAGCACAATCGCGTCGGCGGGCTGAAGGGCGCGGTGGCGGAGACGCTGCTTTCGGCGGGCGCGCGCGTCGGGTTTTTCAGAAGCATCGCGCTGGACGACATGTTTCCGACGGTCGTCGGCGATCAGCTCTATCTGCGCGCACGTTACGGGATGGACGCGGCGGCGGTGGAAGCGACGGTGCTGTCCGCGCTCTCATCTGGCCTGCCGCTCGGCAGGCTCGCCGAAAGCGCCTGA
- a CDS encoding transketolase — MHSARSADTAELARRIRLHVVRMVNRGKSSHVGSALSIADIVAVLYGAVLNVDPADPHKPDRDRFLLSKGHAGAAVYAALAETGFFDPSLLAQHYQNGSVFSGHVSHKGVPGVELSTGALGHGLNVATGMALAATRARETWRAFALLSDGECDEGSTWEAAMFAAHHRLDNLVAVIDYNKLQSLASVEETLALEPFADKWRAFGWSVAEVDGHDHAQLHAAFARLPFAAERPSVILAHTTKGKGVSFMENQVAWHYRTPLGSDFDTAIAELEAAHA, encoded by the coding sequence ATGCACTCTGCCCGCTCTGCCGACACCGCCGAACTCGCGCGCCGCATCCGCCTGCATGTCGTGCGCATGGTCAATCGCGGGAAAAGCTCGCATGTCGGCTCCGCGCTCTCCATCGCCGACATTGTCGCTGTGCTGTATGGCGCCGTGCTCAATGTCGATCCCGCCGACCCGCACAAGCCCGATCGCGACCGCTTCCTGCTCTCCAAGGGACATGCCGGCGCGGCGGTCTATGCGGCGCTCGCCGAGACCGGCTTCTTCGATCCGTCGCTGCTCGCGCAGCATTATCAGAACGGCTCGGTCTTCTCGGGCCATGTCTCGCACAAGGGCGTGCCGGGCGTGGAGCTGTCGACCGGCGCGCTCGGCCATGGGCTGAATGTCGCGACCGGCATGGCGCTGGCCGCGACGCGCGCCCGCGAGACGTGGCGCGCATTCGCCTTGCTCTCGGACGGCGAATGCGACGAGGGGTCGACATGGGAAGCCGCCATGTTCGCCGCCCATCACCGGCTCGACAATCTGGTGGCTGTGATCGACTACAACAAGCTGCAAAGCCTCGCGTCGGTTGAAGAGACGCTGGCGCTCGAACCTTTCGCGGACAAATGGCGCGCCTTCGGCTGGTCGGTCGCAGAAGTCGACGGCCACGACCATGCGCAGCTGCATGCGGCCTTCGCGCGCCTTCCTTTCGCGGCGGAACGGCCGAGCGTCATCCTCGCCCATACGACAAAGGGCAAAGGCGTTTCCTTCATGGAAAATCAGGTCGCCTGGCATTATCGGACGCCGCTCGGCTCCGACTTCGACACGGCTATCGCGGAACTCGAGGCCGCTCATGCGTGA
- a CDS encoding right-handed parallel beta-helix repeat-containing protein, whose product MTRTSLAVLAAFFCLSISLAPADARAAGSLPTAWVSATRGADGAGCGATTSPCRTFQYVLENVVATGGSVLILDPGDYGPMVITFPVSIINDGPGNAVLAGFLKGATVVVSAPGLVTLRGLIIDGARGGSSGVVMTPAGGSLAIEKCKVVHFTANGSSSAGVLIMGDSPYVTISDSSFSGNSGDGVQVDSSGGNVSIRRSTAFSNGRHGFSYTGKPFTSAGRSMTIEDSIAWNNSGAGVYASGGLFTKVTLVRINATNNYLVDLQNVDATMRTDGTAFSLTSSGNIYIGPLN is encoded by the coding sequence TTGACCAGAACCTCCCTTGCCGTCCTCGCGGCATTCTTCTGCTTGTCGATTTCTCTCGCGCCGGCGGATGCGCGCGCGGCCGGATCGCTCCCCACTGCATGGGTGTCAGCCACGCGCGGCGCAGACGGCGCCGGCTGCGGCGCAACAACGAGCCCGTGCAGGACTTTTCAGTACGTCCTCGAAAATGTGGTGGCGACGGGTGGGTCGGTGCTCATCCTCGATCCCGGCGATTACGGTCCGATGGTGATTACCTTTCCTGTGTCGATCATCAACGATGGCCCGGGGAACGCCGTCCTCGCCGGCTTTCTCAAGGGCGCGACAGTCGTTGTGAGCGCTCCCGGACTGGTGACATTGAGAGGCCTGATCATCGACGGCGCGCGGGGTGGATCATCTGGCGTTGTCATGACCCCGGCCGGCGGGTCCCTGGCCATCGAGAAATGCAAGGTCGTTCATTTCACGGCGAATGGATCATCGTCCGCCGGCGTTCTCATCATGGGAGATAGCCCCTACGTCACAATCTCGGATAGCAGTTTTTCAGGAAACAGCGGCGACGGCGTTCAGGTCGACTCTTCCGGTGGGAACGTTTCAATTCGTCGTTCGACAGCCTTCAGCAACGGGCGCCACGGATTTTCTTATACGGGAAAACCCTTCACCAGCGCCGGCAGATCCATGACCATTGAGGACAGCATCGCCTGGAATAATTCCGGCGCCGGCGTTTACGCCTCTGGCGGACTGTTCACCAAGGTAACACTGGTGCGGATCAACGCGACGAACAATTACCTGGTTGATCTCCAGAACGTCGACGCGACCATGAGAACCGACGGGACCGCATTCTCCCTGACGAGCTCGGGCAATATCTACATTGGCCCGCTCAACTAG
- a CDS encoding right-handed parallel beta-helix repeat-containing protein, translating to MSALRGADNPGCGTIASPCRTFQYVLDNVVAPSGSVLVYDPGAYGPMRITFPVSVINNGLGNAGTFGMTAAGFAVEIALPASGQVTLRGLIIDGANAVGGAGIIMQAAGSLAVEKCDMSGFHGSGQKSIGLWVSGSGANVTVSDSRFMNNEGGGVLISNNATVAIRRSAAIGNGLHGYSFINTSGSPTTISATIEDSIASQNTAGVYASGGSGLRITMVRVNATSNVTDLNNVDATMRSDGTTFYYRKTGALYVGPLN from the coding sequence GTGTCCGCTTTGCGCGGCGCCGACAACCCCGGCTGCGGGACGATCGCCAGCCCGTGCCGAACCTTTCAATATGTCCTCGATAATGTCGTGGCGCCGAGCGGGAGTGTGCTCGTCTACGACCCCGGCGCCTATGGGCCAATGCGGATCACTTTCCCCGTGTCGGTCATCAACAACGGCCTAGGGAACGCAGGCACATTCGGCATGACCGCGGCAGGCTTCGCGGTCGAAATCGCACTCCCAGCTTCCGGCCAGGTGACGCTGAGGGGCCTGATCATCGACGGAGCCAACGCCGTGGGTGGGGCAGGGATCATCATGCAAGCTGCGGGATCGCTGGCCGTTGAAAAATGCGACATGAGCGGCTTCCATGGGAGTGGACAAAAATCGATTGGGCTCTGGGTTTCAGGGTCTGGAGCCAACGTCACGGTCTCCGACAGCAGATTTATGAATAACGAAGGAGGCGGCGTCCTTATCTCGAATAATGCGACAGTCGCCATTCGTCGCTCGGCTGCCATTGGCAACGGTCTGCACGGCTATTCATTTATAAACACATCAGGTTCGCCGACGACTATTTCCGCGACGATCGAAGACAGTATTGCCTCTCAGAATACTGCCGGCGTGTACGCCAGCGGCGGATCCGGCCTGAGAATAACCATGGTTCGCGTCAACGCGACAAGCAACGTCACTGATCTCAACAATGTCGATGCGACGATGAGAAGCGACGGGACGACCTTCTACTATCGGAAAACGGGCGCCCTTTACGTCGGCCCGCTCAACTAG
- a CDS encoding YraN family protein: MQHRDSNARRAAYAYGLQAETIAILWLRARLYTILARNYRVHGGEIDIVARRGRTIAFVEVKARGALEDAAIAITPQKQRRISRAANRWVATHPWAAACTLRADAVFIAPGRLPRHLENAFALAIG, from the coding sequence ATGCAGCATAGGGACAGTAACGCCCGCCGCGCTGCCTACGCCTATGGTCTTCAGGCCGAAACCATCGCGATCCTCTGGCTGCGGGCGCGGCTGTATACGATCCTCGCGCGCAATTACCGGGTCCACGGCGGCGAAATCGACATTGTCGCCCGGCGGGGTCGGACCATCGCTTTCGTCGAAGTGAAGGCGCGCGGCGCGCTGGAAGACGCCGCCATCGCCATCACACCGCAAAAACAGCGCCGCATCTCGCGCGCCGCCAACCGCTGGGTCGCCACCCACCCATGGGCCGCCGCCTGCACGCTGCGCGCCGACGCGGTCTTCATCGCGCCGGGCCGGCTGCCCCGGCATCTCGAAAACGCCTTCGCGCTTGCGATCGGCTGA
- the glyS gene encoding glycine--tRNA ligase subunit beta produces the protein MPDLLLEIFSEEIPARMQRQAADDLQRLVTNALVDRGLTYEGAAAYATPRRLALQVVGLPGRQPDVREERKGPRVGAPEAAIQGFLKSAGLASLDQAKIEKDKKGAEFYLAVIERAGAETIDVLAEILPGIVKSFPWPKSMRWGAASERSDSLRWVRPLHAIVATFGPETETPDIVPFNVDGIAAGDVTRGHRFLAPGEFRVRRFEDYAMSLERAKVVLDPARRRNIILHDAKDLAFAQGLDLVEDAGLLEEVGGLVEWPVTLMGSFDERFLSIPPEVIRATIRVNQKCFVLRKGEALTNRFILVSNIEASDGGRTVVAGNERVIAARLSDAKFFYETDLKTKLEARLPKLDQIVFHEKLGTQGARVKRIAAFARELAPRVGADPEKAARAATLCKADLVTEMVGEFPELQGLMGSYYAKAQGEDAAVANACYEHYKPQGQGDYVPKDPVSIAVALADKLDTLVGFWAIDEKPTGSKDPYALRRAALGVIRILLENELRAPLARIVDSHYNDFAFHAKSLKKTDGGGMVGVSAVELLEFFVDRLKVYLRDKGMRYDLIDAALGAEAFADSEEKTVAGAPLQDDLLMITKKVEALDSFLATDDGKNLLAGFKRAVNILKAEEKKDGANAYSHRHAPNLRIEPQEHKLAAAIARAREETTERLAKEDFSGAMRALAKLREPVDAFFDHVTVNAENVDLRLNRLRLLAELRRVMMGVADFGKIAGEAGTA, from the coding sequence ATGCCCGACCTCCTCCTCGAAATTTTCTCCGAAGAAATTCCCGCGCGCATGCAGCGGCAGGCGGCTGACGATCTGCAAAGGCTCGTCACCAACGCCCTTGTCGACCGCGGCCTGACCTATGAGGGCGCCGCCGCCTATGCGACGCCGCGCCGGCTCGCGCTTCAGGTCGTCGGCCTGCCGGGCCGCCAGCCCGATGTGCGCGAAGAACGCAAGGGACCGCGCGTCGGCGCGCCCGAGGCGGCGATCCAGGGCTTTCTCAAAAGCGCCGGCCTCGCCTCGCTCGATCAGGCGAAGATCGAGAAGGACAAGAAGGGCGCCGAATTCTATCTCGCCGTCATCGAGCGTGCGGGCGCGGAGACCATCGACGTGCTCGCGGAGATCCTGCCGGGCATTGTGAAGAGCTTCCCCTGGCCGAAATCCATGCGCTGGGGCGCCGCCTCGGAGCGCAGCGACAGCCTTCGCTGGGTTCGTCCGCTGCACGCCATCGTCGCGACCTTCGGGCCGGAGACCGAGACGCCGGACATCGTGCCCTTCAATGTCGACGGCATTGCCGCCGGCGATGTCACGCGCGGCCATCGTTTCCTGGCGCCGGGCGAATTTCGCGTGCGGCGCTTCGAGGATTACGCCATGTCGCTGGAGCGCGCGAAGGTCGTGCTCGATCCGGCGCGCCGGCGCAACATCATCCTGCACGACGCGAAAGACCTTGCTTTCGCGCAGGGGCTCGATCTCGTCGAGGATGCGGGACTTCTCGAAGAGGTCGGGGGCCTCGTCGAATGGCCGGTCACGCTGATGGGCTCCTTCGACGAACGCTTCCTGTCCATTCCGCCGGAAGTCATTCGCGCCACGATCCGCGTGAATCAGAAGTGCTTCGTGCTGCGCAAGGGCGAGGCGCTGACCAACCGCTTCATTCTCGTCTCCAACATCGAGGCGAGCGACGGCGGCAGGACGGTGGTCGCCGGCAATGAGCGCGTCATCGCCGCGCGCCTGTCGGACGCCAAATTCTTCTACGAAACGGATCTGAAGACGAAGCTCGAAGCGCGCCTGCCGAAGCTCGATCAGATCGTCTTCCACGAGAAGCTCGGCACGCAGGGCGCGCGTGTGAAGCGCATCGCCGCCTTCGCCCGCGAGCTGGCGCCGCGCGTCGGCGCCGATCCGGAGAAGGCCGCGCGCGCGGCGACGCTCTGCAAGGCCGATCTCGTCACGGAAATGGTTGGCGAATTCCCCGAGCTTCAGGGGCTGATGGGCAGCTATTATGCAAAGGCGCAGGGCGAGGACGCCGCCGTCGCCAACGCCTGCTACGAGCATTACAAGCCGCAGGGGCAGGGCGACTATGTGCCCAAGGACCCGGTCTCCATCGCCGTGGCGCTGGCCGACAAGCTCGACACGCTCGTCGGCTTCTGGGCGATCGACGAAAAGCCGACGGGCAGCAAGGACCCCTATGCGCTGCGCCGCGCCGCGCTGGGCGTGATCCGCATCCTGCTGGAAAACGAGCTGCGCGCGCCTCTCGCGCGAATTGTCGACAGCCATTACAACGACTTCGCCTTCCACGCGAAGTCGCTGAAGAAGACCGATGGCGGCGGCATGGTCGGGGTGAGCGCTGTCGAGCTGCTCGAATTTTTCGTCGACCGTCTGAAGGTCTACTTGCGCGACAAGGGGATGCGGTACGATCTTATCGATGCGGCGCTCGGCGCCGAAGCCTTCGCGGACTCTGAGGAGAAGACCGTCGCGGGCGCTCCCCTACAGGACGACCTGCTCATGATCACGAAGAAAGTCGAAGCGCTCGATTCCTTCCTGGCGACCGACGACGGCAAGAATCTGCTGGCCGGCTTCAAGCGCGCCGTGAACATTCTGAAGGCCGAGGAAAAGAAGGACGGGGCCAACGCCTATTCCCACCGTCACGCGCCCAATCTGCGGATCGAGCCGCAGGAGCACAAGCTCGCCGCCGCGATTGCGCGGGCGCGGGAGGAGACGACGGAACGGCTGGCGAAAGAGGATTTCTCCGGCGCCATGCGCGCGCTGGCGAAGCTGCGCGAGCCGGTCGACGCCTTCTTCGATCACGTGACCGTCAATGCCGAAAACGTCGACCTGCGCCTCAATCGCCTGCGCCTGTTGGCGGAACTGCGCCGCGTGATGATGGGCGTCGCCGATTTCGGGAAGATCGCGGGGGAAGCCGGGACGGCGTGA
- a CDS encoding penicillin-binding protein activator: protein MNNFTARPGAIFSRMRAGFLAGAAALALAACSPGGPNVPGMKVDTGPGGPTAAADAGEIIGTGAVKIGLVVPLTGPNGPSAVGASLRNAAKLAYADSGSSDVTILVKDDKSTPAGAAAAAQAAINEGAEIILGPVFAGDVKEVGRVAHSAGKPVIAFSTDSSAAGRGNYLLSFLVEGHVDRGLTFAAQRGKKSVAALVPENDYGTLALAQFQQSAATAGLRVPLIERYKPGAPGEAIQRLAAARDQFDAIFIPEQADAMASVSKELMAASLDSKKVQIIGTGVWNDSRTLNLPALQGAWFTAPENAGFNAFAQRYKAKFGSEPARIATLAYDAVSLAIALSRSQGSQRYSESVLTNPSGFNGADGVFRFKPDGTNERGLSVLEIGGGSAKIISPSPRSFTGNGA, encoded by the coding sequence ATGAACAATTTCACCGCACGCCCTGGCGCCATTTTCTCGCGCATGCGCGCCGGTTTTCTGGCTGGCGCGGCGGCGCTTGCGCTCGCGGCCTGCAGCCCCGGCGGCCCCAATGTTCCGGGGATGAAAGTGGACACCGGCCCCGGCGGTCCCACGGCCGCGGCGGATGCGGGCGAGATCATCGGCACGGGCGCGGTGAAGATCGGCCTGGTCGTGCCGCTCACCGGCCCGAATGGGCCTTCCGCGGTCGGCGCCTCGCTGCGCAATGCGGCGAAGCTCGCCTATGCCGACAGCGGCTCGAGCGACGTGACCATTCTCGTCAAGGACGACAAATCGACCCCGGCCGGCGCCGCCGCCGCCGCGCAGGCCGCGATCAATGAAGGCGCCGAGATCATTCTCGGCCCGGTCTTCGCGGGCGATGTGAAGGAAGTCGGGCGCGTCGCCCATTCCGCCGGAAAGCCCGTCATCGCCTTTTCGACCGACTCCTCGGCGGCCGGGCGCGGCAACTATCTGCTCTCCTTCCTCGTCGAAGGGCATGTCGACCGTGGGCTGACCTTCGCCGCGCAGCGCGGAAAGAAGTCGGTCGCGGCGCTGGTGCCCGAGAACGACTATGGCACGCTGGCGCTGGCGCAGTTCCAGCAGAGCGCGGCGACCGCCGGGCTGCGCGTGCCGCTGATCGAGCGCTACAAGCCGGGCGCGCCGGGCGAGGCGATCCAGCGTCTCGCCGCCGCGCGCGACCAGTTCGACGCGATCTTCATTCCCGAGCAGGCCGACGCCATGGCGTCCGTCTCGAAAGAGCTGATGGCGGCGAGCCTCGACTCGAAGAAGGTGCAGATCATCGGAACGGGCGTGTGGAACGACTCGCGCACGCTGAACCTGCCGGCCTTGCAGGGCGCCTGGTTCACCGCGCCGGAGAACGCCGGCTTCAACGCCTTCGCGCAGCGCTACAAGGCGAAATTCGGCTCCGAGCCGGCCCGCATCGCGACGCTCGCCTATGACGCCGTGTCGCTGGCCATCGCGCTGTCACGCTCGCAGGGCTCGCAGCGTTATTCGGAGAGCGTCCTGACCAATCCGTCGGGCTTCAATGGCGCCGACGGCGTGTTCCGCTTCAAGCCGGACGGCACCAATGAGCGCGGCCTGTCGGTGCTGGAGATTGGCGGAGGGTCCGCGAAGATCATCTCGCCGTCGCCGCGCAGCTTCACGGGGAATGGGGCGTAA